The window AGTATGATGTATGAGACAGGAGTTCGTGGAATGATTAGATTCAAAGGGGGTACTGTATAAGATTTGGAATTGGAATCCGAAAAATAATTTATCCATTATCAATGAAAATAGTTACTTTTTAATACAATGTCTGTAAATAGTTACTTTTATGAAATGGTTGAATTTGATGTGtataaaataatcaaacgtaaattttcaaaagaatAGTAAATTTTTATCTTGTAAAATAATCggtataataattttcttataatttattcaaacaataaatcagtttaaaaaaaaaatcataatagtTGTGTGCTCAGTATATGTTGCAATCATAACAAGGTCAAAAATAGTCAACTAGTGAGGAAAGGGTAGAATTGTCAATAGAGAAGAAAAGATGTCTACACTGTCGAAGAACGTTGGAAAAAATGGTCTTCGTTACAGCGAACCACACTACAAACAAGTAACCCCTCAAGGCCTCGAGACATACCTGTCGCGTGCGGTCCCCACTCTTCTGTCCGTTATTGCTGACGTGTCAATACCGTCTCACATGATTGGTTTTCACCATCGGGGCCCCATCCAGCCCCGCCTGAGCTGTCTTGACGAGTTCTCGTTTACCAAAACTACTATACCACATAGGTGGTGAGCTGTGGTTTCCACCGTCAGATCTTGTGAGACCCATCTTCGAAGATTTTGTTCTCAAAAAGTctgtttttatcatatttaatataaagcATATTTTATTCTTGAGAAAACAACTATTAAAACTTTGGACTTTCAAATTATAGCGAAAAAAACTTCTAATTCATGTTTGAGCCAAAATGTTCatcaacttttaaatattagtcgttttaattttcatttttgttgacTCGACCAATTAAGAAATTTGAATAATCAAATGTTAAAATCGAGTAACATCCATTATATTCAATACAACAccgtttaaaaattattttgtttaagaAAAATCCAAATCgatttcattttcttcactCGAAAATTTAATCCCATTTCCCCAAATCGATTTCAGAGACAGTCTCTGATGAACACAAGCAATGGTGGTTTATCAAAATGATGAGAATCATTACATATCGCCGGAGAAACCACAATTGCTTGACTTCATCGAAGATTTTTTGCTGAAATCGATTTGAGAAATATGAAATCGAATTGCGGATTAGATTTTTGAATGAGGAAAATGAAATTGATTTAGAATTTTTCTTAAACAAAATGATTTTTGAAACAACGCTATATTGTGTATAATGGCCATTATTCGAAGTTAACAGTTGATTATTCAAGTTTCTAAAATGACTGTGTAAACATCAAATGAGAGTTAAAACAACTTGAAAATTGAGGAATATTTTGGCTAAAACACGAGTTATAGGTTTTTCttgttttaatttgaaaattcaaggttttaataattattttctctttatttacaaatttattcagttttttttatttgataattttacatataaaaataaaaattattttaatatccATAAACATCGTTTATAATCAAATTTTAGCTTTTCAAAAGTAAAATACCCAAGTCTAGCTTTAATATTACTGTTCAATTGTTTCTATAGTTTATGATTCACTCAATCAATAAATTATAGTATATCTGTATAAACATtacttttaaaaacaaaaatctaaacaCTATTTGCAGAGTAAAATCATTTACATTGGTATGATATATCTCACACTAAATATAGAGAAAtgaacaataatattttaaatataaaatataattgtgtatttatacttttttaaaaatatatgttttataaaataaaaagtggtaaaattttaatattttgaaaattattgatGTACATAAATTAATTTACTAATAGGAAATATACTTagaatatattttagtatagtaAAAACTAAGGTAATTATTGGAGcaaaatctttatatatttttagaatattttatttgatagtAAAATAGAGATAGCCAAAGAAGGTTGTCTTAAATTTACATGGTagtcatgtattttaaaattaacaactttactttttcttattaacatttttttttttttgacatcgatcttatctatactattatttgcgaagtaaattttagcaatgaagctctcacgttaaaagttagagtggttaatatctatactacccttaatgaatttatctataattaactatataatcaaaaacgaatttttatctattatttttttcaaaaagataacttttacattgtattgttatcttaaaacatatttttcagttataaatataattaaaaacgaatttttattaaaaatattaatttgtttttaaataagataattcttatatattgtgttgttatcttaaaatttattttttcaattataaaagttataaaataacaaataaataatttacaattaaatattaatcagctaaatttgtataaatatatttactaaaacatttttaatatgtgaatgttttcTTTCAAAATTTCAGCACAATAAtaagcatatatattttatttaaatttatgtcatatatatatatatatataatttgatgtttgatctaatgtttttgaaaacataaataataagttatcatgctgatttttgaattaataaaatataaactaatatatatttgtaaaacgaTTAAGCCCACATGTGCGGGTAAAACATCTAGTTAACATAAAAGAGAAAAACTGATCACGTGTAACAATTGATTGTTTTGTAAAATCTCAATACAATAGAGAtatttgatgtaaaaaaaaaaaatagagatatttatattttacgaaCATTCGGTTGAAACCCTATTTAGGAAAACAGAATGGAtccaaccaaaaaattaaagaagGAGATAGTGGCACATGAGCAGCTGCCATGGGAGTTAATTGAAGAGATACTCTCCCGTGTCTCTCCAAAATATCTTGTCCCCTTCAGAGTTGTTTGCAAACGATGGAAGGCTATCTTGGACGACAAGACGTTCATCAACAACCACAAGGAGACGTTTCGATTCATCCTAGCAACGAAATCAAAGATTTATTCAGTAAGCATGGATACCAAGATACTGGTGCGTGAGTTATTGTTGGATATTCCTGGTTTAGAAGCTCAAAAACCTAAAAAGTTGGTTAGTTGCGACGAGTTCTTGATATGTATCATGGATAAAGGAGCAGCAGTTTGTAACTCGTGGTTGAAACAAACTACATGGATTAGTGAACCTAGCTTTCGCTTCTATGGCATAGGTCATCGTGATAGTAATAATAGAAGTGAGGAAAGTGTTTACAAAACTATTTGGAATTCATCTACCGGCTGGAAAATCCATGACCTTGCCTCAGGTACGTGGATAGACATGGGGTCAGAATCCAGTAATAGTAATCAGGGTAAGAAAGGACCTAAAATGCATTCTACAAGTGGTGTATTTTTGAATGGAACTTTGTTTTGGATTGTTACTTCTGACGAGATAGCTTTCTTGTATTATATACTCCTCGATTTTCCGACTGAAGGATTCTACCAATATTGTGAGCTACCATTTGGTATGAGCCATGCTCTTGATGCTCTAGTCCTTAGGTTATTTAATGGAGATCGATTTTCGGTGTTAAAGCAGTGCTATGTAACAAAAAAGATTGAGATTTGGGTGACCAAGAACAAGGTTAATGTTGAGGATGGTAGAGATGTGGTTTGGATGAATTTCATGACTTTTTCAATTCCTAACTTTCCCGGTTTAGTGCCGTTCGCCTATCCTCAGCAGCCAAGTTACTTCATCCACAAGAATGAAAGGCTTGTCGTGTGTTTTTGCGATGAATCAGGCAAGGCTTGGATCTATGTTATGGCAGAAAACAAGTTGATCGACAAAGTCAAAATAGAGTCCGTGGTTGATCCTTGGCCTTTGCATTGCACTTATTTTCCCAACTTGGTCTCGGTTCCTCAAGGTCTAAGAGATGAAGCAAAATCAGAAGTTTAATATTATTACGTGTATTTCTTCTTTGTGTTGTCCTTTGTTTCACCTAGAGATTTGCTCAGTATCCTTTGGTTTTGCTTTTATTTTGGAGAATAacttatttagtttttttcagaGCAAGTTAGTTAAAGACTTAAGCGTTCGACAGGCTCAAATTAACTTGTGGTCTAgtcatatatttcaaaattaattaacttCTGGTACTCTTGATTATTTCCCCCTTCATAAAATGCAATTCTTTATGaccaaattaacaaaaaagtcGGATTATGCTAGCAGCAGTGACATTATCAACATACAGGGTTTTTGAAATAACATCTTTATAGTTATAAAACCtagtatttcaaaatttaacttttgttttggAGCAGCTTCATTATTCTTATTCCTAGCTTGAGTCTCAAGGCACAAAGGCAAGATAGCCTAAATGGCTAAATGTATTGAAAGCATCAACATCACCTGACTTTTATTGGTGTCTGAGTGTCTCCCTATCCCTTCTACtacaacttttatatatatacaaacacaGCTTTCATTTTTGGCTCTATAACCTTTTTAACatataataaatacaaaaaagaaCCTACACAATTATTTGTCTTTCCACCCATCACAACTTGTGTTCCTCGTCTCCTTGTTCTGTTCTCCCATTCAACTTGTAGCAGCTCTTTGGTAGCTTCCTACAGTCTTACAGTAAAACaaatggtatatattataactttgaaatatgGAAAACACTAGAGATCTTATCATTAGTGGATACATTTACAAAGAGGCTACAAGTTAAGAATATGTAAAAATAAGTGAATGCATCACATTTACTTACATTCATCACCATCAGTTTTGAATACCCTTCATACTTCTTCAGCAGCAACAATGTATTTCACTCCAACTTTATTACACTTTTGCTGATGAATCTAAACGATCACTTGCTTCATCATCTATAGATGTTCTAGTCTTACAATCTCCTATACGAATTCATCATAGTCTAATGTGCCTTCCAAGTGATCAGTCTAAAGTGACCACATGATGATCGATCCGTGTGTAAAACTATGAAGCTATAATCACTTAATCTACATGTTGAGACATTCTTGTCTGCTTACTGGTGTTTGCATAGAGTTGTCAAGATTTGTGTTGAATCTTTCAAGAATGCTTTTGAGTTATTTGTAAGTTACTCGTCCGCTCTTCTTACCGTCTATAATCTTGAAGGTTCTCTAAGCCCGTGAATCTCTTCGTCTAAAAGTCTTTCTACAATCACCTGCGAGGAAAAGCACTAATCGGATATTCTCTCATCAGAACCATAAGTACCCTTAAAGCCATCTTCTTGAGCTTGTCTGTTTGTGAAAACTTCTTCAAGCGACTCAACACAGTTGTATCTAGCAGTGTATCTTGTGGACTTCGGACTTCCTTCATCCCTAATCCATGGATGGCCTGTAAAAGATAAAAACCAAGATTAAGAAGGTTCCATATCTGCTTAGACAATATATAAAGTTTCATGATTCTAGAGACCTACACAAAGCTCGTTTCTTTCAAGCATCTTTCTGATTAAATCCCTTAAGCTGTCAGAAACTTGTGGCCAGGGATCTGATGACCAATCAAGCTCATCCTCCAGATACTCATATTGAAGATTACTTCTTCCATTTCTGCTTAAATTGGTAACACACATGAGAAAACATATAAAAGTTGTGATAAAGGTACAACTTTATATAAAtactatgaaaaatatttattacaatTATTTAAACTATTAATTATTCCTAAATTGTGGAGAAACGGACAAAGaacaatattttataaaagaaaatattttagaaaaatatatttatgttttaatggCATGCAAGAAAGAAAAgttcatttttaaataataata of the Brassica rapa cultivar Chiifu-401-42 chromosome A03, CAAS_Brap_v3.01, whole genome shotgun sequence genome contains:
- the LOC103857706 gene encoding F-box protein At2g14710, whose translation is MDPTKKLKKEIVAHEQLPWELIEEILSRVSPKYLVPFRVVCKRWKAILDDKTFINNHKETFRFILATKSKIYSVSMDTKILVRELLLDIPGLEAQKPKKLVSCDEFLICIMDKGAAVCNSWLKQTTWISEPSFRFYGIGHRDSNNRSEESVYKTIWNSSTGWKIHDLASGTWIDMGSESSNSNQGKKGPKMHSTSGVFLNGTLFWIVTSDEIAFLYYILLDFPTEGFYQYCELPFGMSHALDALVLRLFNGDRFSVLKQCYVTKKIEIWVTKNKVNVEDGRDVVWMNFMTFSIPNFPGLVPFAYPQQPSYFIHKNERLVVCFCDESGKAWIYVMAENKLIDKVKIESVVDPWPLHCTYFPNLVSVPQGLRDEAKSEV